A stretch of the Danio rerio strain Tuebingen ecotype United States chromosome 18, GRCz12tu, whole genome shotgun sequence genome encodes the following:
- the nudt21 gene encoding cleavage and polyadenylation specificity factor subunit 5, translated as MSVVPPNRSSTGWPRGVNQFGNKYITQATKPLTLERTINLYPLTNYTFGTKEPLYEKDSSVAARFQRMREEFEKIGMRRTVEGVLIVHEHRLPHVLLLQLGTTFFKLPGGELNPGEDEVEGLKRLMTEILGRQDGVKQDWVIDDCIGNWWRPNFEPPQYPYIPAHITKPKEHKKLFLVQLQEKALFAVPKNYKLVAAPLFELYDNAPGYGPIISSLPQLLSRFNFIYN; from the exons ATGTCAGTTGTACCTCCTAATCGATCATCTACCGGTTGGCCTCGAGGAGTAAATCAGTTCGGCAATAAATACATTACCCAGGCGACTAAACCCCTCACCCTGGAGAGAACAATCAACCT ATACCCTCTTACAAATTACACATTCGGCACCAAGGAGCCGCTCTATGAGAAGGACAGCTCGGTAGCCGCACGCTTTCAGCGGATGCGGGAAGAATTTGAGAAAATCGGGATGCGGCGGACTGTGGAGGGTGTTCTGATCGTGCACGAGCACAGACTCCCTCATGTTCTGCTACTTCAGCTGGGGACAACCTTCTTCAAACT cCCTGGAGGCGAGTTGAACCCTGGAGAGGATGAGGTGGAGGGGTTGAAGCGACTAATGACAGAG ATTTTGGGACGCCAGGATGGGGTGAAACAGGACTGGGTCATTGATGACTGCATTGGGAACTGGTGGAGACCAAACTTTGAACCACCTCAG TACCCTTATATTCCAGCACACATCACTAAACCTAAAGAACACAAGAAGCTTTTCCTAGTACAGCTGCAAGAAAAAG CATTGTTTGCCGTGCCAAAGAACTACAAACTGGTGGCTGCTCCGTTGTTTGAGCTTTATGATAATGCTCCTGGTTATGGCCCAATTATATCCAGTCTTCCACAGCTACTGAGCAG GTTTAACTTCATCTACAATTGA